From Gemmatimonadaceae bacterium, the proteins below share one genomic window:
- a CDS encoding histidine triad nucleotide-binding protein, giving the protein MSDCLFCKIVKGEIPADVVGESDYCIAFKDIAPQAPVHVLVVPKKHYTSMTEMPDGSVLGAMAMLARSVAKELGLAESGYRAVINTGENGGQTVPHIHMHILGGRQMTWPPG; this is encoded by the coding sequence ATGAGCGACTGCCTCTTCTGCAAGATTGTCAAAGGTGAGATTCCCGCCGACGTGGTCGGCGAGAGCGACTACTGCATCGCGTTCAAGGACATCGCGCCGCAGGCGCCGGTGCACGTGCTGGTGGTGCCGAAGAAGCACTACACGTCGATGACTGAGATGCCGGATGGCAGCGTGCTGGGTGCAATGGCGATGCTGGCGCGCTCCGTCGCCAAGGAGCTCGGCCTGGCCGAGTCGGGCTATCGCGCGGTGATCAACACGGGCGAGAACGGCGGCCAGACGGTGCCGCACATCCATATGCACATCCTGGGTGGTCGCCAGATGACGTGGCCGCCGGGCTGA
- a CDS encoding RsmE family RNA methyltransferase, which translates to MSLPTFVTDEPFSAPATVTLGEDESHHLRVRRLETGARVRLLDGQGTRGEGVLTSLAKRHATVSIEQSESVEPVSPIHLLVPVADKDRMLWLAEKATELGAASWRPVMYRRSKHVNPRGEGTTFQQKVAARMRGALGQSGGAWLPMAYPEATVESAIAARPDGVAVVLDAGGAPLLAHLLEQRQALSGLGGVTIAVGPEGGFEDSELELFRAGGFHPVALGASVLRFETAAVAGMAAVRAALDAFV; encoded by the coding sequence GTGAGCCTGCCCACCTTCGTTACCGACGAACCCTTCAGCGCGCCCGCGACAGTCACGCTGGGCGAGGACGAATCCCATCACCTGCGCGTGCGCCGTTTGGAGACGGGTGCGCGGGTGCGCCTTCTGGACGGCCAGGGCACGCGCGGCGAGGGCGTGCTGACCTCGCTCGCGAAGCGGCACGCCACGGTGAGCATCGAGCAATCGGAGTCGGTGGAGCCGGTGTCGCCCATCCATCTCCTCGTGCCCGTGGCGGACAAGGACCGGATGCTCTGGCTGGCGGAGAAGGCGACCGAGCTTGGTGCCGCGAGTTGGCGTCCGGTGATGTACCGGCGCTCCAAGCACGTGAACCCGCGCGGCGAAGGCACGACGTTCCAACAGAAGGTGGCCGCGCGGATGCGGGGAGCCCTGGGGCAGAGTGGTGGTGCCTGGTTGCCGATGGCGTACCCGGAGGCCACGGTGGAGTCGGCCATTGCCGCGAGACCGGACGGGGTGGCCGTGGTGCTCGACGCGGGCGGCGCGCCCTTGCTGGCGCATCTGCTCGAGCAGCGTCAAGCGCTCAGCGGCCTCGGTGGCGTCACGATCGCGGTGGGGCCCGAAGGCGGCTTCGAGGACAGCGAGCTCGAACTGTTTCGCGCCGGGGGCTTCCATCCGGTGGCCCTCGGTGCGAGCGTCCTCCGGTTCGAGACGGCAGCCGTCGCCGGGATGGCGGCGGTGCGCGCGGCACTCGACGCGTTCGTCTGA
- a CDS encoding 50S ribosomal protein L11 methyltransferase yields the protein MELRPSTETLRDAVAAAMFEAGAEGIQDLGASFVTHLSAGVDAEGFVARVRAADAGLSADIAPLDDTDWAEKWKERITAHALGSLTVTPPWLAAGRDPATTIVIEPAMAFGTGEHPTTRGVVRLMQGVVRAGDSVADLGAGSAVLAIAAAKLGAARAYAIEIDPDAISNAEENVVRNGVSERVAVLEGDAAVLLPLVAPVRVILANIISSVLVELLPLLALTLAEDGVIILSGILLEERERMLAALGSAGWDVEAEDREEQWWSVRARLAG from the coding sequence GTGGAACTGCGGCCGTCGACCGAGACGCTGCGGGATGCGGTGGCGGCGGCGATGTTCGAGGCGGGCGCAGAGGGGATTCAGGACCTCGGCGCCTCGTTTGTGACGCATCTCTCTGCGGGGGTGGATGCGGAGGGGTTTGTCGCACGCGTGCGGGCGGCGGATGCGGGGCTGAGTGCGGACATTGCGCCGCTCGATGACACGGATTGGGCGGAGAAATGGAAGGAGCGGATCACGGCGCACGCGCTGGGTTCGCTCACGGTCACGCCGCCGTGGCTTGCCGCGGGCCGCGACCCGGCGACCACCATCGTCATCGAGCCGGCGATGGCCTTTGGTACTGGAGAGCATCCGACCACGCGTGGCGTGGTGCGCCTGATGCAGGGCGTCGTGCGCGCGGGGGATAGCGTGGCGGATCTCGGCGCAGGTTCGGCGGTGCTGGCGATTGCCGCGGCGAAGCTTGGCGCCGCGCGGGCGTATGCAATCGAGATCGATCCGGACGCGATCTCGAATGCGGAAGAGAACGTCGTGCGCAACGGCGTCTCTGAGCGCGTCGCGGTGTTGGAGGGCGATGCGGCGGTGCTGCTGCCGCTGGTCGCACCCGTGCGCGTGATCCTCGCGAACATCATCTCGTCGGTGCTGGTCGAACTGTTGCCGCTGCTGGCGCTGACGCTGGCCGAGGATGGCGTGATCATCCTCAGTGGGATCCTGCTCGAGGAGCGCGAACGGATGCTCGCGGCGCTTGGGAGCGCCGGCTGGGACGTGGAGGCCGAGGACCGCGAGGAGCAGTGGTGGAGCGTGCGCGCGCGACTGGCGGGCTGA
- the dnaJ gene encoding molecular chaperone DnaJ — translation MADFYDTLGVPRTASDDDIKKAYRKLAMQYHPDRNGGAKDAEEKFKAITEAYDVLRDPQKRAAFDRYGEAGLRGGGAAGFHHVDLSEALNIFMRDFGLGDLFGGAGGGGRQSQGPRSGADVKVDLELTMAEVATGVTKSVKLKLLDPCERCSGSGAEAGTKPQRCTTCAGQGEVRRAQQSFFGQFVSVAPCPTCRGEGTMIASPCKECRGEGRQRGEHTIDLKVPAGVATGQYMHLRGVGNAGVRGGPRGDVIVVFEVIEDERFERDGEDLYCEVLITYPQAVLGADIDVPGVAGPLSLRVPPGTQSGQVFVLRGRGLPRVNASGTGDLHVRTQVWTPAKLSKDEEKLIEQLHEVQAKPPEKREKGFWAKMKEALNG, via the coding sequence ATGGCTGATTTCTACGACACGCTCGGCGTCCCGCGCACGGCGAGCGACGACGATATCAAGAAGGCGTATCGCAAGTTGGCGATGCAGTACCACCCCGACCGCAACGGGGGCGCCAAGGACGCCGAGGAGAAGTTCAAGGCGATCACCGAGGCCTACGACGTGCTGCGCGACCCGCAGAAGCGCGCGGCCTTCGATCGCTATGGCGAGGCCGGTTTGCGCGGCGGCGGGGCCGCCGGGTTCCATCACGTGGACCTCTCCGAGGCGCTGAACATCTTCATGCGCGACTTCGGGCTCGGCGACCTCTTCGGCGGCGCCGGGGGTGGAGGTCGGCAGTCCCAGGGGCCGCGCAGCGGCGCGGATGTCAAGGTCGACCTCGAGCTGACGATGGCCGAGGTCGCGACGGGCGTCACCAAGTCCGTGAAGCTCAAGCTGCTCGATCCCTGCGAGCGCTGCAGTGGGTCGGGCGCCGAGGCGGGGACGAAGCCGCAGCGTTGCACGACCTGCGCGGGGCAGGGCGAGGTGCGGCGGGCGCAGCAGAGCTTCTTTGGACAATTCGTGAGCGTGGCGCCCTGTCCGACCTGCCGCGGTGAAGGCACGATGATCGCTTCGCCCTGCAAGGAGTGCCGCGGTGAGGGCCGGCAGCGGGGCGAGCACACGATTGACCTCAAGGTCCCGGCCGGCGTGGCGACGGGGCAGTACATGCACCTGCGTGGCGTGGGGAATGCGGGAGTGCGCGGTGGGCCGCGTGGCGATGTGATTGTCGTCTTTGAGGTGATCGAGGACGAGCGCTTCGAGCGCGACGGGGAGGATCTCTACTGCGAGGTGCTGATCACGTATCCGCAGGCGGTGCTCGGGGCGGATATCGATGTGCCCGGGGTGGCGGGGCCGCTCTCTTTGCGCGTGCCGCCGGGGACGCAGAGTGGGCAGGTGTTTGTGCTGCGGGGGCGGGGGTTGCCTCGGGTGAATGCCAGCGGGACGGGGGACTTGCACGTGCGGACGCAGGTGTGGACGCCGGCTAAGCTCTCCAAGGATGAGGAGAAGCTGATTGAGCAGCTGCACGAGGTGCAGGCGAAGCCGCCGGAGAAGCGGGAGAAAGGGTTCTGGGCAAAAATGAAAGAGGCGCTGAATGGGTGA
- the hrcA gene encoding heat-inducible transcription repressor HrcA, which produces MAHQELSDRERQVLEAVIRSYVETAEPAGSRTISRRFGLGVSPATIRNTMADLEEKGFLFHPHTSAGRIPTEKAYRVYVDGLMRLEPLALPERERLAEQLGERGSAIETILRRAAQSLGVLTQELGVALGPRLDQTILSRLELVRMNSERLILVLTLRGGAVRTIFIEVAGEIADDAIAEVERVLNERLGGLSLAEIRANLGARLRDAVTGGRATELLNIFVQEGEQLFDVSGPEAEESVLLGQASVLADKPEFSSGERMKQLIALTDTRTQLAELLRKRAHTPGVSITIGDEHGSQLLGGLTLVTAEYRSGSLSGVIGVIGPTRMPYEKVIALVTHTSSLVTDLLA; this is translated from the coding sequence ATGGCGCATCAGGAGCTCTCCGACCGCGAACGGCAGGTGCTTGAGGCAGTCATCCGTTCGTATGTGGAGACCGCGGAGCCGGCGGGTTCGCGCACAATCAGCCGGCGGTTCGGGCTTGGAGTCTCGCCTGCCACCATTCGCAATACGATGGCGGACCTCGAAGAGAAGGGCTTTCTCTTCCACCCGCACACGTCGGCCGGGCGCATCCCCACCGAGAAGGCCTACCGGGTCTATGTCGATGGCCTGATGCGCCTCGAGCCCCTGGCCCTTCCCGAGCGTGAGCGGCTGGCGGAGCAGCTCGGCGAGCGCGGCTCGGCGATCGAGACCATCCTGCGGCGGGCAGCCCAGTCGCTGGGAGTGCTGACGCAGGAACTGGGCGTGGCCTTGGGTCCCCGCCTCGACCAGACGATCCTGAGCCGCCTTGAACTCGTGCGGATGAACAGCGAGCGGCTGATCCTGGTCCTGACGCTCCGCGGTGGCGCGGTCCGCACGATCTTCATTGAAGTCGCAGGCGAGATCGCGGACGACGCCATCGCCGAGGTGGAGCGGGTGCTGAACGAGCGTCTCGGCGGGCTCTCGCTCGCGGAGATCCGGGCAAACCTCGGGGCGCGCCTGCGCGACGCCGTAACGGGCGGCCGCGCGACCGAACTGCTCAACATCTTCGTGCAGGAAGGCGAGCAACTGTTCGACGTCTCCGGCCCAGAGGCAGAGGAGTCGGTGCTCCTCGGCCAGGCCTCGGTGCTGGCCGACAAGCCGGAGTTCTCGAGCGGAGAGCGGATGAAGCAGCTGATTGCGCTCACCGACACACGCACACAGCTCGCCGAGTTGCTGCGCAAGCGCGCGCACACGCCTGGCGTGTCGATCACGATCGGCGACGAGCACGGCTCTCAGCTGCTCGGTGGCCTGACGCTCGTGACGGCCGAGTATCGCTCCGGCAGCCTGAGCGGCGTGATCGGCGTCATCGGGCCGACGCGGATGCCGTATGAAAAGGTCATCGCGCTTGTCACGCACACCTCTTCTCTGGTCACTGATCTCCTGGCGTGA
- the hemW gene encoding radical SAM family heme chaperone HemW, producing the protein MSGTVASSTGSDADPRHVYIHVPFCGRRCSYCDFSIAVRREVPVNRFIDAIMAEMVTRSIGPLGAAPLSIYLGGGTPSKLGGDGVARLLDSVSRRLGVAKLSTFNEDIEVTVEANPEDLTAIVAHAWAEAGVNRVSLGVQSFDASVLEWMHREHSPDQAAVAVEALRGAGIQNISLDLIYALPKTLNRDWQRDLDSALALEPSHLSVYGLTIEPQTPLGRWASAGEVRESPEESYEEEFLLADRRLGEAGFEHYEVSNYAKLGRRSRHNSSYWTGVPYLGLGPSAHGFDGRTRRWNVAAYAKWLELVEQGADPFAGSEDPGDDGRRAEEVYLGLRASGGLSIHHSEVEMVTRWVREGWGRLDKQRRLRLSPSGWLRMDALATELIAARERA; encoded by the coding sequence ATGAGCGGCACTGTCGCTTCAAGCACCGGCTCAGATGCTGATCCGCGGCACGTCTACATCCACGTGCCGTTCTGCGGTCGCCGGTGCTCGTACTGCGATTTCTCGATCGCCGTGCGGCGAGAGGTACCGGTCAACCGGTTCATTGACGCCATTATGGCGGAGATGGTAACACGCTCCATAGGGCCGCTCGGCGCAGCGCCTCTGAGCATCTACCTGGGTGGCGGAACGCCCTCGAAGCTCGGCGGGGACGGCGTGGCGCGCCTCCTTGACTCTGTTTCACGCCGGCTTGGTGTGGCTAAGTTATCCACATTCAACGAAGACATCGAAGTCACGGTCGAGGCGAATCCGGAGGACCTGACCGCAATAGTCGCACACGCTTGGGCCGAAGCTGGCGTGAACCGGGTATCGCTTGGTGTCCAGTCTTTTGACGCTTCCGTGCTGGAATGGATGCACCGGGAACACAGTCCTGACCAGGCGGCTGTGGCGGTAGAGGCGCTCCGAGGTGCAGGGATCCAGAACATTTCCCTCGATCTCATCTATGCGCTTCCCAAGACTTTGAACCGAGACTGGCAGCGCGACCTGGACTCGGCGCTGGCCCTGGAGCCCAGCCATCTCTCGGTCTACGGACTCACGATCGAACCCCAGACTCCGCTGGGTCGCTGGGCTTCCGCGGGCGAGGTTCGGGAATCCCCGGAGGAGTCCTATGAGGAGGAGTTCCTCCTCGCCGACCGCAGGCTTGGAGAGGCGGGATTCGAGCACTACGAGGTCTCCAACTACGCCAAGCTCGGCCGGCGCTCACGCCACAACTCCTCCTATTGGACGGGTGTCCCCTACCTGGGGCTCGGGCCCTCCGCGCACGGCTTCGATGGTCGAACCCGTCGTTGGAACGTGGCGGCGTACGCCAAGTGGCTCGAGCTGGTGGAGCAGGGCGCCGACCCCTTCGCCGGCTCCGAAGATCCCGGCGACGACGGCCGCAGGGCGGAGGAGGTTTATCTCGGGCTTCGAGCCTCTGGAGGGCTGAGTATCCATCATTCTGAGGTTGAGATGGTTACTCGGTGGGTGCGGGAGGGGTGGGGCCGGTTGGACAAGCAGCGCCGGCTCCGACTGAGCCCCTCCGGATGGCTACGGATGGATGCGCTGGCCACCGAACTGATCGCCGCGCGAGAGCGCGCTTGA
- the dprA gene encoding DNA-processing protein DprA: MTGPAGVERSPLRLPREALPSCLRDTRQPPNGLWLLGDRTVLDAAAADCVAIVGTREASAYGIRTARRLAAAAARAGLVVVSGMARGVDAAAHEACMEAGGRTIAVLGTGVDVPYPVGHRTLHRAIQDAGAVISEQEPGTRAFPGCFPRRNRLIASLASTTIVVEAGFKSGAINTASQANELSKNVAAVPGPIDDPRSAGANHLIRDGAHIVASVEDMLALCGKAGLANIERGIHEAPDHHPVEADGSIDRSLLGMLGSLPMAADDLAFSVGLPLKQVANSLVRLELSGLARFDGAGYSIASG; this comes from the coding sequence ATGACTGGGCCGGCGGGCGTCGAGCGGAGCCCGCTCCGCCTGCCGCGCGAGGCGCTGCCCAGCTGCCTCCGTGACACTCGGCAGCCCCCCAACGGGCTCTGGCTGCTGGGCGACAGGACGGTCCTGGACGCGGCGGCGGCGGACTGCGTGGCCATTGTCGGGACCCGCGAGGCCTCGGCCTACGGCATTCGGACGGCCCGTCGACTCGCCGCCGCCGCCGCACGTGCCGGCCTCGTGGTGGTCAGTGGCATGGCCCGGGGAGTCGATGCCGCCGCACACGAGGCCTGTATGGAGGCCGGTGGACGGACCATTGCCGTGTTGGGCACTGGCGTGGACGTGCCCTATCCGGTGGGGCACCGGACGCTGCACCGGGCCATCCAAGACGCCGGAGCCGTGATCTCAGAACAGGAACCGGGAACCCGTGCCTTTCCGGGCTGCTTCCCGCGCCGGAATCGGCTCATTGCTTCCTTGGCTTCGACTACCATCGTCGTGGAGGCTGGCTTCAAGTCCGGCGCAATCAATACGGCCTCTCAGGCCAACGAACTGTCAAAAAATGTCGCAGCCGTTCCTGGACCTATAGACGATCCGCGCTCCGCGGGTGCGAACCATCTAATCCGCGATGGAGCGCATATCGTGGCCAGCGTGGAGGACATGTTGGCGCTGTGTGGAAAAGCTGGACTTGCCAACATTGAGCGTGGAATCCACGAGGCGCCGGATCACCATCCAGTCGAGGCAGACGGTTCAATCGACCGCTCCCTGCTCGGTATGCTCGGCTCGCTTCCCATGGCTGCGGACGATCTCGCCTTCAGCGTTGGGCTGCCATTAAAGCAGGTTGCCAATTCCCTGGTGAGACTAGAGCTCAGCGGCCTGGCCCGGTTTGACGGGGCAGGGTACTCGATTGCCTCGGGCTAG
- the obgE gene encoding GTPase ObgE, with amino-acid sequence MFIDLVTVRVTAGIGGSGCTSFRREKFAPMGGPDGGDGGKGGDVIVRGDANLSTLLDFTYRDHWEAERGEHGMGSNKTGRSGQDVILPVPPGTVIRDRDTGQRLGEILEHGQEFVVAKGGRGGKGNSFFATATHQAPREWQPGEEGEIRTLELELKLIADIGLVGQPNAGKSTLLSVISAARPKIADYPFTTLAPNLGVVQMSGSRTFVVADIPGIIEGAHTGKGLGLQFLRHIERTRMLAFLIPIDAMDWQAEYDQLRREVESHSAELAAKPHCVVFTKLDLLGEDFVPDIEAPGAFGLYSISAPGRMGLDPLKSAWWSKLLELRKAAGEVPTG; translated from the coding sequence GTGTTCATCGACCTCGTCACCGTTCGCGTCACCGCCGGCATCGGCGGCTCTGGCTGCACCTCCTTCCGCCGCGAGAAGTTTGCCCCCATGGGTGGCCCCGACGGGGGCGATGGCGGCAAGGGCGGTGACGTCATCGTCCGGGGGGATGCCAACCTCTCCACGCTGCTCGACTTCACCTACCGCGACCACTGGGAAGCGGAGCGCGGCGAGCACGGGATGGGCTCGAACAAGACCGGCCGCTCGGGACAGGACGTGATCCTTCCGGTGCCGCCGGGCACCGTCATTCGCGACCGTGACACCGGCCAGCGGCTCGGAGAGATCCTCGAGCACGGGCAGGAGTTCGTCGTGGCCAAGGGCGGCCGGGGCGGGAAGGGGAACTCCTTCTTCGCCACCGCCACGCACCAGGCCCCGCGCGAGTGGCAGCCGGGCGAGGAAGGCGAGATCCGCACGCTGGAGCTCGAGCTCAAGCTGATTGCGGACATCGGCCTCGTGGGCCAGCCGAACGCGGGGAAGTCGACGCTGCTCTCGGTGATTTCCGCAGCGCGGCCCAAGATCGCGGACTATCCGTTCACGACCCTCGCCCCGAACCTGGGCGTGGTGCAGATGTCCGGCTCGCGGACCTTCGTGGTTGCTGACATCCCGGGCATCATCGAAGGCGCGCACACCGGCAAGGGGCTGGGCCTGCAGTTCCTACGGCACATTGAGCGCACGCGGATGCTGGCCTTCCTGATCCCGATTGACGCCATGGATTGGCAGGCAGAGTACGACCAGCTGCGTCGCGAGGTCGAGAGCCACTCCGCGGAGCTGGCCGCCAAGCCCCACTGCGTGGTCTTCACCAAGCTCGACCTGCTGGGCGAGGACTTCGTGCCCGACATCGAGGCACCGGGAGCCTTCGGCCTCTACTCCATCTCGGCGCCGGGCCGCATGGGTCTGGACCCGCTCAAGTCGGCCTGGTGGAGCAAGCTGCTGGAGCTCCGCAAGGCGGCCGGCGAGGTCCCCACGGGATGA
- a CDS encoding carboxymuconolactone decarboxylase family protein — protein MSGGQAGAASPLTAEVVALTRLSARIAAGSEADVRAACQDALDAATPTPWVEEAILQAYLFAGFPRALNASREWRKVSGIAAPAHEDLPAPDLHRWRLQGEQTCETVYGKFYTKLRENIRHLHPALDEWMIVEGYGKILSRPGLELRLRELCIVAACVATGQDRQLHSHLHGALNAGAAAAEVTATLDALEGVVEGEALQRARLLLARVLGK, from the coding sequence GTGAGCGGCGGCCAGGCTGGCGCAGCCTCGCCGCTGACGGCCGAAGTCGTCGCGCTGACGCGGCTCTCGGCGCGCATCGCCGCAGGCTCGGAGGCGGACGTGCGCGCGGCCTGCCAGGACGCGCTGGACGCTGCCACGCCGACCCCTTGGGTGGAGGAGGCCATCCTCCAGGCCTATCTGTTCGCGGGCTTCCCGCGCGCGCTCAACGCGTCACGCGAATGGCGAAAGGTCAGCGGCATCGCTGCGCCGGCCCACGAGGACCTGCCGGCGCCCGACCTGCATCGCTGGCGCCTGCAGGGCGAGCAGACCTGCGAGACGGTCTACGGAAAGTTCTATACGAAGCTGCGCGAGAACATCCGGCACCTGCACCCGGCGCTGGACGAGTGGATGATCGTCGAGGGCTACGGCAAGATCCTCTCCCGTCCGGGCTTGGAGCTGCGCCTGCGCGAGCTCTGTATCGTGGCGGCCTGCGTGGCGACCGGGCAGGACCGGCAGCTGCACTCGCACCTGCACGGCGCGCTCAACGCCGGAGCGGCGGCGGCCGAGGTGACGGCGACGCTGGATGCCTTGGAGGGCGTGGTTGAGGGTGAGGCGCTGCAGCGCGCGCGACTGCTGCTGGCGCGGGTGCTCGGGAAGTAA
- a CDS encoding asparaginase — translation MHALSLDVEVTRGDVVESRHRVHAAVIGADDVLIAAARDSAVVTMWRSCAKPFQVLPFLADGGFDKCGWDSEALALSCASHGGEPEHVAVAQRMLSSLGLEEGDLACGPHEPLSPRGSRLLRESGAPPTRLHNNCSGKHSAMLARAKHAGWATKGYEHVDHPVQRGCLGEVSAWSGVPLDDMPVAVDGCGVTVMALPLDRMALAYARWGRAVHSGDELPARTAAAIRQHPVLFGGTDRFDTVLIEETEGAVLAKVGAEGVHCVAVPALGVGLAIKVEDGAIRAQHVAVLHALQQLSVLPAELPPRLAEFVARPLRNTRGEQVGEVRGALSA, via the coding sequence ATGCACGCCCTCAGTCTCGACGTCGAAGTCACGCGCGGCGATGTCGTCGAATCGCGGCATCGCGTACACGCCGCCGTCATCGGCGCGGACGATGTGCTCATCGCCGCCGCGCGCGATTCCGCGGTCGTTACGATGTGGCGCTCCTGCGCCAAGCCCTTCCAGGTGCTGCCGTTCCTCGCCGACGGTGGCTTCGACAAGTGCGGCTGGGACTCCGAGGCCTTGGCGCTCTCGTGCGCGTCGCACGGCGGGGAACCGGAGCACGTCGCGGTGGCGCAGCGGATGCTGTCGTCACTCGGGCTCGAGGAGGGCGATCTGGCCTGCGGCCCGCACGAGCCGTTGTCGCCGCGCGGGTCGCGGCTGTTGCGCGAATCCGGTGCGCCGCCCACACGACTGCACAACAACTGCTCCGGCAAGCACTCCGCGATGCTCGCCCGCGCCAAGCACGCCGGCTGGGCGACGAAAGGCTACGAGCACGTCGATCATCCCGTGCAGCGCGGCTGCCTCGGCGAGGTCTCGGCCTGGTCCGGCGTCCCGCTCGATGACATGCCGGTCGCGGTGGATGGCTGCGGCGTCACCGTGATGGCGTTGCCGCTGGACCGGATGGCGCTCGCCTACGCACGCTGGGGACGCGCCGTGCACTCGGGCGATGAGCTGCCCGCGCGCACGGCGGCGGCCATTCGTCAGCATCCCGTGCTCTTCGGCGGCACGGACCGCTTCGACACCGTGCTGATAGAGGAGACGGAGGGCGCGGTGCTGGCCAAGGTGGGCGCCGAAGGCGTGCACTGCGTGGCGGTGCCGGCGCTCGGCGTGGGCTTGGCCATCAAGGTCGAGGATGGGGCGATCCGTGCGCAGCACGTCGCGGTACTGCACGCGCTGCAACAGCTGAGCGTACTGCCCGCCGAGCTGCCGCCGCGGCTCGCGGAGTTCGTCGCGCGCCCGCTGCGCAACACGCGTGGGGAGCAGGTGGGCGAAGTGCGTGGGGCGCTGAGCGCGTGA
- a CDS encoding glycosyltransferase family 4 protein codes for MAAEREAPDPRALLVDSRAPFGSGLGRYMRELVRALLDRDDFREIVLAGDAEALEPFLATLKRRPRVVPLPHARYAWQVPLQWDAVRQAVGVPHVTWFPHWDGAWSATPCATTLHDLIAFEGQGPKAAARRAVARTWMGRMIAASGALLTGSEGSAARIREEFTDAAAKLHVVPHGVAEVFLARGHRGGPMRAIPEARTALALPAGARYLLTVANKKPHKRLETAIQAFASLAAQDPQLHLVMVGERFPHLKTLRALALLLGVADRVHDVAGVTDEALADIYAGAEALLIGSREEGFGMVALEAMACGTPVVTVDSAPLPEVVGDAGIVVPFDDARAMENAVASLTNDTGARAVRVRRGLERAATFTWANAAARTAALLRALR; via the coding sequence GTGGCGGCTGAGCGCGAAGCGCCCGACCCGCGCGCGCTGCTGGTCGACTCCCGCGCTCCGTTCGGCTCGGGGCTCGGTCGCTACATGCGCGAGTTGGTGCGCGCCCTGCTCGATCGCGACGACTTCCGTGAAATCGTGCTTGCCGGCGACGCCGAGGCCTTGGAGCCATTCCTCGCCACGCTTAAGCGAAGGCCGCGCGTGGTCCCGCTCCCGCACGCGCGCTACGCTTGGCAGGTGCCGCTGCAATGGGACGCGGTGCGTCAGGCCGTTGGCGTGCCGCACGTCACTTGGTTCCCGCACTGGGACGGCGCGTGGTCCGCTACACCCTGCGCGACCACGCTGCACGACCTCATCGCGTTTGAAGGGCAGGGACCAAAGGCCGCGGCACGTCGCGCCGTGGCGCGCACGTGGATGGGGCGAATGATCGCCGCGAGCGGCGCGCTGCTCACGGGCTCCGAAGGCTCCGCCGCACGCATTCGCGAGGAGTTCACGGATGCCGCGGCGAAGCTGCACGTCGTGCCGCACGGCGTCGCCGAGGTATTCTTGGCGCGCGGACACCGTGGTGGGCCGATGCGCGCGATTCCCGAGGCGCGCACGGCGTTGGCCCTGCCTGCCGGCGCCCGCTACTTGCTCACGGTCGCGAACAAGAAGCCACACAAACGACTGGAAACCGCGATTCAGGCATTCGCATCGCTCGCGGCACAGGATCCGCAACTGCACCTGGTGATGGTCGGCGAGCGTTTCCCTCACCTGAAGACGCTGCGCGCGCTGGCCCTGCTGCTTGGCGTGGCGGACCGCGTGCACGACGTTGCCGGCGTGACCGACGAGGCCTTGGCGGACATCTACGCCGGCGCCGAGGCGCTGCTGATCGGGAGTCGCGAGGAAGGCTTTGGGATGGTTGCACTCGAGGCGATGGCCTGCGGCACGCCGGTGGTGACGGTGGACAGCGCGCCACTGCCCGAGGTTGTCGGTGACGCCGGCATCGTGGTGCCATTCGACGACGCCCGGGCGATGGAGAACGCTGTCGCCTCGCTAACCAACGACACGGGCGCGCGCGCCGTGCGCGTGCGGCGGGGCCTCGAGCGCGCTGCGACCTTCACCTGGGCCAACGCCGCGGCGCGCACGGCGGCATTGCTGCGCGCGCTGCGCTAG